From the genome of Pseudomonas sp. Teo4, one region includes:
- the nuoC gene encoding NADH-quinone oxidoreductase subunit C/D, translating into MTADNAIFIPPYKADDQDVVVELHNRFGAEAFVAQETRTGMPVLWVKRAQLKEVLSFLRGVAKPYSMLYDLHGVDERLRTQRRGLPAADFSVFYHLLSIERNSDVMIKVSLSEGDLNLPTVTGIWPNANWYEREVWDMFGIDFAGHPHLSRIMMPPTWEGHPLRKDYPARATEFDPYSLTLAKQQLEEESARFNPEAWGMKRHGANEDYMFLNLGPNHPSAHGAFRIVLQLDGEEIVDCVPDIGYHHRGAEKMAERQSWHSFIPYTDRIDYLGGVMNNLPYVLAVEKLAGIKVPQKVDTIRVMLAEFFRITSHLLFLGTYIQDVGAMTPVFFTFTDRQRAYTVIEAITGFRLHPAWYRIGGVAHDLPRGWDKLVKDFVEWLPKRLDEYTKAALQNSILKGRTIGVAAYNTKEALEWGTTGAGLRATGCDFDLRKARPYSGYENFEFEVPLAHNGDAYDRCMVRVEEMRQSIRIIDQCLRNMPEGPYKADHPLTTPPPKERTLQHIETLITHFLQVSWGPVMPANESFQMIEATKGINSYYLTSDGGTMSYRTRIRTPSYPHLQQIPSVIKGSMVADLIAYLGSIDFVMADVDR; encoded by the coding sequence ATGACAGCGGACAACGCTATTTTCATTCCGCCCTACAAGGCTGACGACCAGGATGTGGTCGTCGAACTGCACAACCGTTTTGGCGCCGAAGCATTCGTCGCCCAGGAAACCCGCACCGGCATGCCCGTGCTGTGGGTCAAGCGCGCCCAGCTCAAAGAAGTGCTGAGCTTCCTGCGCGGCGTCGCCAAGCCCTACAGCATGCTGTACGACCTGCACGGCGTCGACGAGCGCCTGCGCACCCAGCGCCGTGGCCTGCCAGCTGCCGACTTCAGCGTGTTCTACCACTTGCTGTCGATCGAACGTAACAGCGATGTGATGATCAAGGTGTCGCTCAGCGAAGGCGACCTGAACCTGCCGACCGTGACCGGTATCTGGCCCAACGCCAACTGGTACGAGCGCGAAGTCTGGGACATGTTCGGCATCGACTTTGCCGGCCACCCGCACCTGAGCCGCATCATGATGCCGCCGACCTGGGAAGGTCACCCGCTGCGCAAGGACTACCCAGCCCGTGCCACCGAGTTCGACCCCTACAGCCTGACCCTGGCCAAACAGCAGCTTGAAGAGGAATCGGCGCGCTTCAACCCGGAAGCCTGGGGCATGAAGCGTCACGGCGCCAACGAGGACTACATGTTCCTCAACCTCGGCCCGAACCACCCTTCGGCCCACGGTGCTTTCCGTATCGTGCTGCAGCTGGACGGTGAAGAGATCGTCGACTGCGTACCGGACATCGGCTACCACCACCGTGGTGCCGAGAAGATGGCCGAGCGCCAGTCCTGGCACAGCTTCATTCCCTACACCGACCGTATCGACTACCTCGGCGGGGTGATGAACAACCTGCCGTACGTACTGGCGGTTGAAAAGCTCGCGGGCATCAAGGTGCCACAGAAGGTCGACACCATCCGCGTGATGCTGGCCGAATTCTTCCGTATCACCAGCCACCTGCTGTTCCTGGGTACCTACATCCAGGACGTCGGCGCCATGACCCCGGTGTTCTTCACCTTCACCGACCGCCAGCGCGCCTACACCGTGATCGAAGCGATCACCGGTTTCCGCCTGCACCCGGCCTGGTACCGCATCGGTGGCGTTGCCCACGACCTACCGCGCGGCTGGGACAAGCTGGTCAAGGACTTCGTCGAGTGGCTGCCCAAGCGCCTGGACGAGTACACCAAGGCTGCCCTGCAGAACAGCATCCTCAAGGGCCGTACCATCGGCGTTGCCGCGTACAACACCAAGGAAGCCCTGGAGTGGGGTACCACCGGTGCCGGCCTGCGTGCCACCGGTTGCGACTTCGACCTGCGTAAAGCCCGCCCCTACTCCGGCTACGAGAACTTCGAGTTCGAAGTACCGCTGGCCCACAACGGCGATGCCTACGATCGCTGCATGGTCCGCGTCGAGGAGATGCGCCAGAGTATCCGCATCATCGACCAGTGCCTGCGCAACATGCCGGAAGGCCCGTACAAGGCGGATCACCCGCTGACCACGCCGCCGCCGAAAGAGCGCACCCTGCAGCACATCGAGACCCTGATCACGCACTTCCTGCAAGTCTCGTGGGGCCCGGTCATGCCGGCCAACGAGTCGTTCCAGATGATCGAGGCGACCAAGGGCATCAACAGTTACTACCTGACGAGCGATGGCGGCACCATGAGCTACCGCACCCGGATCCGTACCCCGAGCTACCCGCACCTGCAGCAGATCCCTTCGGTGATCAAAGGCAGCATGGTCGCGGACCTCATCGCGTACCTGGGCAGTATCGACTTCGTTATGGCTGACGTGGACCGCTAA
- the nuoE gene encoding NADH-quinone oxidoreductase subunit NuoE, translated as MNSTLIQTDRFALSETERSAIEHEMHHYEDPRAASIEALKIVQKERGWVPDGAIHAIGEVLGIPASDVEGVATFYSQIFRQPVGRHIIRVCDSMVCYIGGHESVVSQIQSELGIGLGQTTADGRFTLLPVCCLGNCDKAPALMIDDDTFGDVQPAGVSKLLEGYV; from the coding sequence ATGAACAGCACGCTTATCCAAACCGACCGTTTCGCCCTGAGCGAAACCGAGCGCTCGGCCATCGAGCACGAGATGCATCACTACGAGGACCCGCGCGCGGCGTCCATCGAAGCCCTGAAAATCGTCCAGAAGGAGCGTGGCTGGGTGCCGGACGGCGCCATCCACGCCATCGGCGAAGTACTGGGCATCCCGGCAAGCGACGTCGAGGGTGTGGCTACGTTCTATAGCCAGATCTTCCGTCAGCCAGTCGGCCGCCACATCATCCGCGTTTGCGACAGCATGGTCTGCTACATCGGTGGCCACGAGTCCGTGGTCAGCCAGATCCAGAGCGAACTGGGCATCGGCCTGGGTCAGACCACCGCCGACGGCCGCTTCACCCTGCTGCCGGTGTGCTGCCTGGGCAACTGCGACAAGGCCCCGGCACTGATGATCGACGACGACACCTTCGGCGACGTGCAGCCGGCTGGCGTTTCCAAACTGCTGGAGGGTTACGTATGA
- the nuoF gene encoding NADH-quinone oxidoreductase subunit NuoF has translation MTITSFGPANRIARSAETHPLTWRLRDDGEPVWLAEYESKNGYAAARKALAQMSADDIVQSVKDSGLKGRGGAGFPTGVKWGLMPKDESMNIRYLLCNADEMEPNTWKDRMLMEQQPHLLVEGMLISARALKAYRGYIFLRGEYTTAAKNLNRAIDEAKAAGLLGKNILGSGFDFELFVHTGAGRYICGEETALINSLEGRRANPRSKPPFPAAVGVWGKPTCVNNVETLCNVPAIVANGNDWYKSLAREGSEDHGTKLMGFSGKVKNPGLWELPFGVTARELFEDYAGGMRDGFKLKCWQPGGAGTGFLLPEHLDAQMYAGGIAKVGTRMGTGLAMAVDDSINMVSLLRNMEEFFARESCGWCTPCRDGLPWSVKMLRALEKGQGRAEDIETLLGLVNFLGPGRTFCAHAPGAVEPLGSAIKYFRSEFEAGVAPASAADALRPNLAKPIVVGA, from the coding sequence ATGACCATTACTTCCTTCGGCCCGGCCAACCGCATCGCGCGTTCGGCCGAAACCCACCCGCTGACCTGGCGCCTGCGTGACGATGGCGAGCCGGTCTGGCTGGCCGAGTACGAATCGAAGAACGGCTACGCTGCCGCGCGCAAGGCGCTGGCGCAGATGTCCGCCGACGACATCGTGCAGAGCGTCAAGGACTCCGGCCTCAAGGGCCGTGGTGGCGCGGGCTTCCCCACTGGCGTGAAGTGGGGCCTGATGCCCAAAGACGAATCCATGAACATCCGCTACCTGCTGTGCAACGCGGACGAAATGGAGCCGAACACCTGGAAGGACCGCATGCTGATGGAGCAACAGCCCCATCTGCTGGTCGAGGGCATGCTGATCAGCGCCCGCGCCCTGAAGGCCTACCGCGGCTACATCTTCCTGCGTGGCGAATACACCACCGCGGCGAAAAACCTCAACCGCGCCATCGACGAAGCCAAGGCCGCAGGCCTGCTGGGCAAGAACATCCTCGGGTCGGGCTTCGACTTCGAGCTGTTCGTGCACACCGGTGCCGGTCGCTACATCTGCGGTGAAGAAACCGCACTGATCAACTCGCTGGAAGGCCGTCGCGCCAACCCGCGCTCCAAGCCGCCCTTCCCTGCCGCCGTTGGCGTATGGGGCAAGCCGACTTGCGTGAACAACGTCGAGACCCTGTGCAACGTCCCGGCCATCGTCGCCAACGGCAACGACTGGTACAAGTCGCTGGCCCGCGAAGGCAGCGAAGACCACGGCACCAAGCTGATGGGCTTCTCCGGCAAGGTGAAGAACCCGGGCCTGTGGGAACTGCCGTTCGGCGTCACCGCCCGCGAGCTGTTCGAAGACTACGCCGGTGGCATGCGCGACGGCTTCAAGCTCAAGTGCTGGCAGCCTGGCGGCGCCGGTACCGGCTTCCTGCTGCCCGAGCACCTCGATGCGCAAATGTACGCCGGTGGCATCGCCAAGGTTGGCACCCGTATGGGTACTGGCCTGGCCATGGCGGTCGACGACAGCATCAACATGGTCTCGCTGCTGCGCAACATGGAAGAGTTCTTCGCCCGCGAGTCGTGCGGCTGGTGCACCCCGTGCCGTGACGGCCTGCCGTGGAGCGTGAAAATGCTGCGCGCACTGGAGAAAGGCCAGGGCCGCGCCGAAGACATCGAGACCCTGCTGGGTCTGGTCAACTTCCTCGGCCCAGGCCGCACCTTCTGTGCTCACGCACCGGGTGCCGTCGAGCCTTTGGGCAGTGCCATCAAATACTTCCGCTCGGAATTCGAGGCCGGTGTCGCACCAGCAAGTGCTGCCGACGCCCTGCGCCCGAATCTGGCGAAGCCGATTGTGGTCGGCGCATAA
- the nuoG gene encoding NADH-quinone oxidoreductase subunit NuoG has translation MATIHVDGKALEVNGADNLLQACLSLGLDIPYFCWHPALGSVGACRQCAVKQYTDENDTRGRIVMSCMTPASDGTWISIDDDESKAFRASVVEWLMTNHPHDCPVCEEGGHCHLQDMTVMTGHNERRYRFTKRTHQNQDLGPFIAHEMNRCIACYRCVRYYKDYAGGTDLGVYGAHDNVYFGRVEDGVLESEFSGNLTEVCPTGVFTDKTHSERYNRKWDMQFAPSICHGCSSGCNISPGERYGELRRIENRFNGSVNQYFLCDRGRFGYGYVNRKDRPRQPLLADGTKLSLDAALDKAADLLRGRTIVGIGSPRASLESNYGLRELVGADYFYSGMEAGELARVRLALNVLNNSPLPVPTLRDIEDHDAVFVLGEDLTQTAARVALAVRQATKGKAEAMAEAMKVQPWLDAAVKNIGQHALYPLFIASLAETKLDDVAEECVHAAPADLARIGFAVAHAIDPSAPAVAGLDQEAQALAQRIADALVAAKRPLVVAGTSLADPALIEAAANIAKALKLREKNGSLSLVVPEANSLGMAMMGGESVDAALDAVISGKADAIVVLENDLYARVPAAKVDAALAAAKVVIVADHSKTATLDRAHLVLPAASFAEGDGTLVSQEGRAQRFFQVFDPQYLDSSIQIHEGWRWMHALRATLLNKPVDWTQLDHVTSACAEAAPQLSGIVNAAPSAAFRIKGMKLAREPLRYSGRTAMRANISVHEPRTPQDKDTAFAFSMEGYSGSAEPRQQVPFAWSPGWNSPQAWNKFQDEVGGHLRAGDPGVRLIESQGDKLNWFTAIPGAFSPARGTWTAVPFFHLFGSEESSSRAAPVQERIPAAYVALAKSEADRLGVNDGALLSLNVAGVSLRLPLRINEELGAGLVALPKGLAGIPPAIFGASVEGLQEAAQ, from the coding sequence ATGGCCACTATCCACGTAGACGGCAAAGCGCTCGAAGTCAACGGTGCGGACAACCTGTTACAGGCCTGTCTGTCGCTCGGCCTCGACATCCCTTATTTCTGCTGGCACCCGGCGCTCGGTAGCGTCGGCGCCTGCCGGCAATGTGCGGTCAAGCAGTACACCGACGAGAACGACACCCGTGGTCGTATCGTCATGTCCTGCATGACCCCTGCCTCCGACGGCACCTGGATCTCCATCGACGATGACGAGTCCAAGGCGTTTCGCGCCAGCGTCGTCGAGTGGCTGATGACCAACCACCCGCACGACTGCCCGGTGTGCGAGGAAGGCGGTCACTGCCACCTGCAGGACATGACGGTAATGACCGGCCACAATGAGCGCCGCTACCGTTTCACCAAGCGTACCCACCAGAACCAGGACCTCGGCCCGTTCATCGCCCACGAGATGAACCGCTGCATCGCCTGCTACCGCTGCGTGCGCTACTACAAGGACTACGCTGGCGGCACCGACCTGGGTGTCTACGGCGCCCACGACAACGTGTACTTCGGTCGCGTTGAAGACGGCGTGCTGGAAAGCGAGTTCTCCGGCAACCTGACCGAGGTCTGCCCGACCGGTGTGTTCACCGACAAGACCCACTCCGAGCGCTACAACCGCAAGTGGGATATGCAGTTCGCCCCGAGCATCTGCCACGGTTGCTCCAGCGGCTGCAACATCAGCCCGGGCGAGCGCTACGGCGAACTGCGTCGGATCGAGAACCGTTTCAACGGTTCGGTGAACCAGTACTTCCTGTGCGACCGCGGCCGATTCGGCTACGGCTACGTCAACCGCAAGGACCGTCCACGTCAGCCACTGCTGGCCGATGGCACCAAGCTGAGCCTGGACGCCGCCCTGGACAAGGCCGCCGACCTGCTGCGCGGCCGCACCATCGTCGGTATCGGCTCGCCACGCGCCAGCCTGGAAAGCAACTACGGCCTGCGTGAGCTGGTCGGCGCCGACTACTTCTACTCGGGTATGGAAGCCGGTGAGCTGGCTCGCGTACGCCTGGCCCTGAACGTGCTGAACAACAGCCCGCTGCCAGTACCGACCCTGCGCGACATCGAAGACCACGACGCCGTGTTCGTGCTCGGTGAAGACCTGACCCAGACCGCTGCCCGCGTCGCCCTGGCTGTACGCCAGGCCACCAAAGGCAAGGCCGAAGCCATGGCCGAGGCCATGAAAGTGCAGCCTTGGCTGGACGCTGCGGTGAAGAACATCGGCCAGCACGCGCTGTACCCGCTGTTCATTGCTTCGCTGGCTGAAACCAAGCTGGACGACGTTGCCGAAGAGTGCGTGCACGCCGCCCCGGCGGACCTGGCCCGCATCGGTTTCGCCGTGGCCCACGCCATCGACCCGAGCGCCCCTGCCGTAGCTGGCCTGGATCAGGAAGCACAAGCCCTGGCCCAGCGCATCGCCGACGCCCTGGTCGCTGCCAAGCGCCCGCTGGTGGTCGCCGGTACCTCGCTGGCCGACCCGGCGCTGATCGAAGCCGCCGCCAACATCGCCAAGGCCCTGAAACTGCGCGAGAAGAACGGTTCGCTGAGCCTGGTCGTGCCTGAGGCCAACAGCCTGGGCATGGCGATGATGGGTGGTGAATCCGTCGACGCAGCGCTGGACGCAGTCATCAGCGGCAAGGCCGACGCCATCGTGGTCCTGGAAAACGACCTGTACGCCCGCGTACCGGCCGCCAAGGTCGACGCAGCCCTGGCCGCCGCCAAGGTAGTGATCGTCGCCGACCACTCCAAGACCGCCACGCTCGACCGCGCCCACCTGGTGCTGCCGGCCGCCTCCTTCGCCGAAGGCGACGGTACCCTGGTCAGCCAGGAAGGCCGTGCCCAGCGCTTCTTCCAGGTGTTCGACCCGCAATACCTGGACAGCAGCATCCAGATCCACGAAGGCTGGCGCTGGATGCACGCCCTGCGTGCCACCCTGCTGAACAAGCCGGTCGACTGGACCCAGCTGGACCACGTCACCAGCGCCTGCGCCGAAGCCGCGCCGCAACTGTCCGGTATCGTCAACGCCGCACCAAGCGCTGCGTTCCGCATCAAGGGCATGAAGCTGGCCCGTGAGCCGCTGCGCTACTCCGGCCGTACCGCCATGCGCGCCAACATCAGCGTGCACGAGCCGCGTACTCCACAAGACAAGGACACCGCGTTCGCCTTCTCGATGGAAGGTTACTCGGGTTCGGCCGAACCGCGTCAGCAGGTGCCGTTCGCCTGGTCGCCGGGCTGGAACTCGCCGCAAGCCTGGAACAAGTTTCAGGACGAGGTCGGTGGCCACCTGCGCGCTGGCGACCCAGGCGTTCGCCTGATCGAGTCGCAAGGCGACAAGCTCAACTGGTTCACCGCCATTCCGGGTGCCTTCAGCCCGGCCCGTGGCACCTGGACCGCGGTACCGTTCTTCCACCTGTTCGGCAGCGAGGAAAGCTCGTCGCGCGCCGCTCCGGTGCAGGAACGCATCCCGGCTGCCTACGTGGCCCTGGCCAAGTCCGAAGCCGACCGCCTGGGTGTCAACGACGGCGCGCTGCTGAGCCTGAACGTCGCCGGTGTGTCGCTGCGCCTGCCGCTGCGTATCAATGAAGAACTGGGCGCTGGCCTGGTTGCCCTGCCCAAAGGCCTGGCCGGCATTCCGCCTGCCATCTTCGGTGCATCCGTCGAAGGTCTGCAGGAGGCAGCACAATGA
- the nuoH gene encoding NADH-quinone oxidoreductase subunit NuoH encodes MSWFTPEVIDVILTVVRAVVVLLAVVVCGALLSFVERRLLGWWQDRYGPNRVGPFGMFQIAADMLKMFFKEDWNPPFVDRMIFTLAPVVAMSALLIAFCVIPITPLWGVADLNIGLLFFFAMAGLSVYAVLFAGWSSNNKYALLGSLRASAQTVSYEVFLGLALMGVVVQVGSFNMRDIVEYQAQNLWFIIPQFFGFCTFFIAGVAVTHRHPFDQPEAEQELADGYHIEYAGMKWGMFFVGEYIGIILISALLVTLFFGGWHGPFGLLPQVPFLWFALKTAFFIMLFILLRASIPRPRYDQVMDFSWKFCLPLTLINLLVTAAIVLYNTPAVAAQ; translated from the coding sequence ATGAGCTGGTTCACCCCCGAAGTGATCGATGTGATCCTCACCGTGGTCCGGGCCGTCGTGGTCCTGCTCGCGGTGGTGGTCTGCGGCGCGCTGCTCAGCTTCGTCGAGCGTCGTCTGCTGGGCTGGTGGCAGGACCGTTACGGTCCGAACCGTGTCGGCCCGTTCGGCATGTTCCAGATCGCCGCCGACATGCTGAAGATGTTCTTCAAGGAAGACTGGAACCCGCCCTTCGTCGATCGCATGATCTTCACCCTGGCGCCGGTCGTGGCCATGAGCGCCCTGCTGATCGCCTTCTGCGTGATCCCGATCACCCCGCTGTGGGGCGTGGCGGACCTGAACATCGGCCTGCTGTTCTTCTTCGCCATGGCGGGTCTTTCGGTCTACGCGGTGCTGTTCGCCGGCTGGTCGTCGAACAACAAGTACGCCCTGCTGGGCAGCTTGCGTGCTTCGGCTCAGACCGTGTCGTACGAAGTGTTCCTGGGTCTGGCGCTGATGGGCGTGGTGGTTCAGGTGGGTTCGTTCAACATGCGCGACATCGTTGAATACCAGGCCCAGAACCTGTGGTTCATCATTCCGCAGTTCTTCGGCTTCTGCACCTTCTTCATCGCTGGCGTCGCCGTGACTCACCGTCACCCGTTCGACCAGCCGGAAGCGGAACAGGAACTGGCCGACGGTTACCACATTGAATATGCCGGCATGAAATGGGGCATGTTCTTCGTCGGTGAGTACATCGGCATCATCCTGATCTCGGCACTGCTGGTGACCCTGTTCTTCGGCGGCTGGCACGGCCCGTTCGGCCTGCTGCCACAGGTTCCGTTCCTGTGGTTCGCCCTGAAGACCGCGTTCTTCATCATGCTGTTCATTCTGCTGCGCGCCTCGATTCCGCGCCCACGCTATGACCAGGTGATGGACTTCAGCTGGAAGTTCTGCCTGCCGCTGACCCTGATCAATTTGCTGGTGACCGCTGCGATCGTGCTCTACAACACGCCAGCCGTCGCGGCCCAGTGA
- the nuoI gene encoding NADH-quinone oxidoreductase subunit NuoI — MFKYIGDIVKGTGTQLRSLAMVFSHGFRKRDTLQYPEEPVYLPPRYRGRIVLTRDPDGEERCVACNLCAVACPVGCISLQKAETEDGRWYPEFFRINFSRCIFCGLCEEACPTTAIQLTPDFEMAEFKRQDLVYEKEDLLISGPGKNPDYNFYRVAGMAIAGKPKGSAQNEAEPINVKSLLP; from the coding sequence ATGTTCAAGTATATCGGCGACATCGTTAAGGGCACCGGCACCCAGCTGCGCAGCCTGGCAATGGTGTTCTCCCACGGGTTCCGCAAGCGCGACACCCTGCAATACCCGGAAGAACCCGTGTACCTGCCGCCGCGCTACCGCGGCCGCATCGTCCTGACCCGCGACCCCGATGGCGAGGAGCGCTGCGTAGCGTGCAACCTCTGCGCGGTGGCTTGCCCGGTTGGCTGCATCTCGCTGCAGAAAGCCGAGACCGAGGACGGGCGTTGGTACCCTGAGTTCTTCCGCATCAACTTCTCGCGCTGCATTTTCTGCGGCCTGTGCGAAGAGGCGTGCCCGACCACCGCGATCCAGCTGACTCCGGATTTCGAAATGGCCGAGTTCAAGCGTCAGGACCTGGTGTACGAGAAGGAAGATCTGCTGATCTCCGGCCCCGGCAAGAACCCTGACTACAACTTCTACCGTGTTGCGGGTATGGCCATCGCTGGCAAGCCGAAAGGCTCTGCGCAGAACGAAGCCGAGCCGATCAACGTGAAGAGCTTGCTCCCATAA
- the nuoJ gene encoding NADH-quinone oxidoreductase subunit J, with the protein MEFAFYFASGIAVVSTLRVVTGTNPVHALLYLIISLISVAMIFFALGAPFAGALEVIAYAGAIMVLFVFVVMMLNLGPASVAQERGWLKPGIWAGPVILAALLLLELLYVLFVAPSGAAISGTTVDAKAVGISLFGPYLLVVELASMLLLAAAVTAFHLGRNEAKE; encoded by the coding sequence ATGGAATTCGCTTTCTACTTCGCATCCGGGATCGCCGTGGTCTCCACCCTCCGGGTGGTGACCGGCACCAACCCCGTGCACGCCCTGCTCTACCTGATCATTTCGCTGATTTCCGTGGCAATGATCTTCTTCGCCCTGGGTGCGCCATTCGCTGGCGCCCTGGAAGTGATCGCCTACGCCGGCGCCATCATGGTGCTGTTCGTGTTCGTGGTGATGATGCTCAACCTGGGGCCGGCCTCGGTCGCCCAGGAAAGGGGTTGGCTCAAGCCCGGTATCTGGGCAGGGCCGGTGATCCTCGCCGCGCTGCTGCTGCTGGAGCTGCTGTACGTGCTGTTCGTCGCCCCGAGCGGCGCAGCCATCAGCGGTACCACCGTGGACGCCAAGGCCGTGGGCATCAGCCTGTTCGGGCCTTACCTGCTGGTGGTCGAACTGGCCTCGATGCTGCTGCTCGCCGCAGCCGTCACCGCCTTCCACCTGGGCCGCAACGAGGCGAAGGAGTAA
- the nuoK gene encoding NADH-quinone oxidoreductase subunit NuoK yields MGAIPLEHGLAVAGILFCLGLVGLMVRRNILFVLMSLEVMMNASALAFIVAGARWVQPDGQVMFILVISLAAAEASIGLAILLQLYRRFHTLDIDAASEMRG; encoded by the coding sequence ATGGGTGCTATCCCTCTCGAACATGGCCTGGCGGTCGCCGGGATCCTGTTCTGCTTAGGTCTGGTTGGCCTGATGGTCCGCCGCAACATCCTCTTCGTGCTCATGAGCCTGGAAGTCATGATGAACGCCTCTGCCCTGGCGTTCATCGTCGCCGGTGCCCGTTGGGTCCAACCCGACGGCCAGGTGATGTTTATTCTGGTGATCAGCCTGGCAGCCGCCGAGGCCAGCATTGGCCTGGCCATCCTGCTGCAGCTGTATCGCCGCTTCCACACTCTCGACATCGATGCTGCCAGTGAGATGCGCGGATGA